In Ipomoea triloba cultivar NCNSP0323 chromosome 7, ASM357664v1, a single genomic region encodes these proteins:
- the LOC116025472 gene encoding receptor-like protein EIX2, which yields MAASTNVLWMLLSLWFMEGLHLASSATCIKTERSALIKFKNTITDESNRLASWEGEDCCTWKGVICNNKTGRVEQLHLHNPAPFDYDRVNYDTSYAANYSRTCLGGEISESLLDLEHLFYLDLSMNNFSGAQIPMFLGSMISLRYLDLSVARFGGNVPHHLGNLSGLQYLDLGDFWTNRLAADSLGWVSTTLSSLEHLDLSGVQLGEAKDWLSAINMLPSLSLLNLSNCNVGTIPALPRPNFTSLVSLDLRYNIINSALPLWLFNVSSLKHLRLDGNGFSGRIPDVLGRLTSLTALGLSSNFFNTSMPDSIFNLTNLKYLDLSQNKFQGKIPTAINRLCKLQFFDLSDNRFTGEMLELETTPFLCFHDLEYLRLSYNSMQGPIPTSFGTLSSLRELDISNNRFNGSIPSTLGQLLKLEKLDVSNNALTGVVSELHFSELARLTELSMSLNSLAFNMSSQWIPPFQLKTIKLASCVLGPRFPPWLQTQRLVEELRISNTGIDDNLPGWFQKLYSRVHYLDLSNNNISGKLPTFEEGNVPYRRLILHSNKFDGPLTPIPTDVLLWDVSDNFLAGSIPLQNGVNLTLEVLILSNNQLDGEMPMFLCEIKGITVIDLSSNELSGTLPRCLGDLQGLAMLDLTSNNLHGEIPSSLGSITGLLSLHLGDNKFSGKLPPLQNITYLSILDVGKNELSDPIPAWIGENLSNLQYLSLFSNKFYGHIPPQLCQLPELQLLDLAGNNLTGGIPPCLGNLTGMIVEHSAIEYLIMDVDYGADVYAIVQGMERRYTKTLPFLTSIDLSDNKLTGQIPEELMDLKGLLNLNLSGNYLKGKIPGKIGHLKELVSLDLSRNQLSGSIPPTLSSLTFLSHLNLSFNNLSGRIPTGNQLQTLNDESIYMGNDGLCGTPLLKPCPGDKRGNDSDTPNQVNENYDTDDSFFPWFYIGMGPGFLIGLVGFCSVLLFKDSWRIAYFHYIERACKAILGITAAQAHRQRTRFH from the coding sequence CTTTTGATTATGACAGGGTGAACTATGACACTAGCTATGCAGCAAACTATAGCAGGACGTGTTTGGGGGGCGAGATAAGCGAGTCTTTACTAGATCTCGAGCATCTGTTTTACCTGGACTTGAGCATGAACAACTTTTCAGGAGCTCAGATACCTATGTTTTTAGGCTCCATGATAAGCCTCAGATACCTTGACCTCTCGGTGGCCCGGTTTGGAGGGAATGTCCCTCATCATCTAGGAAACCTCTCGGGGTTGCAGTACCTTGACCTTGGTGATTTTTGGACCAACAGATTGGCAGCTGATAGTCTCGGGTGGGTATCTACTACGCTTTCATCTTTGGAACATTTGGACTTATCAGGAGTCCAGCTTGGAGAGGCCAAGGACTGGTTGAGTGCAATCAACATGCTTCCTTCTCTTTCATTATTGAACTTGTCTAACTGTAATGTCGGTACGATTCCTGCTCTTCCACGGCCGAATTTCACATCTCTTGTCTCGTTGGATCTCCGGTATAACATCATCAACTCCGCTTTACCTCTCTGGCTGTTCAACGTTTCTAGCCTAAAGCATCTCAGGCTGGATGGAAATGGTTTCAGTGGAAGAATTCCTGATGTTTTGGGAAGGTTAACCTCCCTAACAGCCCTTGGTCTTTCTTCTAATTTCTTCAATACTTCCATGCCTGATTCCATTTTTAACTTGACCAATCTGAAGTATTTGGACCTGTCCCAGAATAAGTTCCAAGGAAAGATACCAACAGCCATTAACCGTCTTTGCAAGTTACAGTTCTTTGATTTGTCTGATAACAGATTCACCGGAGAGATGCTAGAGTTAGAAACAACACCCTTTCTCTGCTTCCATGATTTAGAGTATCTTCGGCTTTCTTATAACTCAATGCAGGGTCCCATCCCAACATCTTTTGGAACATTATCGTCTTTGAGGGAGCTAGACATTAGTAATAATCGGTTCAATGGGAGCATACCTTCTACTCTAGGTCAATTACTGAAGCTTGAGAAATTGGATGTCTCCAACAATGCTTTAACTGGAGTGGTATCTGAACTTCATTTTTCTGAGCTGGCAAGGTTAACTGAGTTGTCGATGTCCCTGAACTCCCTGGCCTTCAACATGAGCTCCCAGTGGATTCCTCCTTTCCAGCTCAAGACTATCAAACTTGCATCCTGTGTTCTTGGACCTCGGTTTCCTCCTTGGCTTCAAACGCAAAGGCTTGTTGAGGAGCTCAGAATCTCTAATACAGGCATTGATGATAACTTGCCGGGCTGGTTTCAGAAACTGTATTCCCGTGTTCACTATTTGGATCTTTCAAACAACAACATCAGTGGGAAACTGCCAACATTTGAGGAGGGTAACGTTCCATACAGGCGGTTAATTCTGCATTCTAACAAGTTTGATGGACCCTTAACTCCCATTCCCACAGATGTGCTTCTTTGGGATGTGTCTGATAACTTCCTGGCTGGCAGTATTCCTCTCCAGAATGGCGTCAATCTCACACTAGAGGTTCTCATACTCTCCAATAACCAACTGGATGGTGAGATGCCAATGTTTTTATGTGAGATTAAGGGAATAACGGTCATCGATCTCTCTTCAAATGAGTTATCAGGTACACTGCCTAGATGTTTAGGGGACCTGCAAGGATTGGCAATGCTTGACCTGACTAGCAACAATCTGCACGGTGAAATACCGAGTTCCTTGGGTTCCATAACGGGGCTCTTGTCTTTACATCTGGGCGACAACAAATTTTCTGGGAAGCTTCCTCCATTGCAGAACATAACATATCTGAGCATCCTTGATGTAGGAAAGAATGAGCTCTCAGATCCTATCCCCGCATGGATTGGGGAAAACCTATCTAATCTTCAGTACTTGAGTCTCTTTTCAAACAAGTTCTATGGCCATATTCCTCCACAGCTCTGTCAACTCCCAGAACTTCAACTGCTAGACTTAGCGGGGAACAATCTCACAGGTGGAATCCCTCCGTGTCTTGGTAATCTTACTGGCATGATTGTGGAGCACAGTGCAATTGAGTATCTAATAATGGATGTAGATTATGGAGCAGATGTTTATGCTATCGTGCAAGGGATGGAACGTCGATATACCAAAACACTGCCCTTTCTCACATCCATAGACCTTTCAGACAACAAACTAACCGGACAAATTCCAGAAGAACTAATGGATCTTAAAGGTTTGTTGAACTTAAACTTATCTGGGAATTATCTGAAGGGCAAGATCCCTGGTAAGATAGGCCATTTGAAAGAACTAGTATCCCTCGATCTGTCAAGAAACCAACTTTCTGGCTCAATTCCTCCAACCTTGTCCTCTTTAACCTTTCTAAGCCACTTGAATCTATCCTTCAACAATTTATCAGGGAGAATACCAACAGGAAATCAGCTCCAGACCCTAAATGATGAAAGCATATATATGGGAAATGATGGACTTTGTGGAACACCACTGCTGAAACCATGCCCCGGTGATAAACGAGGTAATGATTCAGACACTCCAAACCAAGTCAATGAGAACTATGACACAGATGATTCTTTCTTCCCATGGTTCTATATCGGCATGGGACCAGGTTTCTTGATTGGTTTGGTGGGATTTTGTAGTGTTCTTCTGTTCAAAGATTCTTGGAGGATTGCCTACTTTCATTACATTGAAAGAGCCTGCAAGGCCATATTGGGCATAACTGCAGCACAAGCTCATAGGCAGAGGACAAGGTTCCATTAA